In a single window of the Paenibacillus sp. MMS20-IR301 genome:
- the aguA gene encoding agmatine deiminase, with the protein MPGRIAGTPRQDGYRMPGEFEPHQGTWMLWPVRTDTWRLGAKPAQAAFARVAAVIAEFEPVTIGASSAQYEHARSLVPPQVRVVEISSDDAWMRDIGPTFVVNGHGGVRGIDWGFNAWGGLDGGLYFPWDQDQLVKRKVLEIENLDHYDLRHFILEGGAVHVDGEGTLITTAQCLLNKNRNPHLSKRQIEGYLRSSLNVERIIWLPRGMSDDETDGHIDEIAAFVKPGVVVMSWTDDRNDPQYEILQEAYSLLTRVRDARGRRLTVHRLHIPDRLVITAEEAEWIDPARGSYSRRPGTTFAATYVNFYICNGGVVMPGFGDKRDIEALNTLQGIFTDRKVVQVHTREIALGGGNIHCITQQQPRGG; encoded by the coding sequence ATGCCAGGCAGAATTGCAGGCACACCAAGACAGGACGGCTACAGGATGCCGGGAGAATTCGAGCCGCACCAGGGCACTTGGATGCTCTGGCCGGTCCGGACTGACACATGGAGGCTTGGCGCCAAGCCGGCACAGGCTGCATTTGCCCGGGTTGCTGCAGTAATCGCCGAATTCGAGCCGGTAACAATTGGGGCCTCCAGCGCACAGTATGAGCATGCGCGCTCTCTTGTGCCGCCGCAGGTGCGTGTGGTGGAGATCTCCTCGGATGATGCATGGATGCGGGATATCGGTCCGACCTTTGTGGTGAACGGCCACGGGGGAGTCCGGGGGATCGATTGGGGCTTCAATGCCTGGGGAGGACTGGATGGAGGGCTGTATTTCCCGTGGGATCAGGACCAGCTTGTGAAGCGGAAGGTACTGGAGATAGAGAATCTGGATCATTATGACCTGCGGCATTTCATCCTCGAAGGCGGGGCCGTGCATGTAGATGGAGAAGGCACGCTGATTACTACCGCACAGTGTCTGCTTAATAAGAACCGCAACCCTCATTTGTCCAAAAGACAGATTGAGGGTTATTTGCGCAGCAGCTTAAATGTAGAGCGGATTATCTGGCTGCCGCGGGGCATGAGCGATGATGAGACAGACGGGCATATCGATGAGATTGCGGCTTTCGTCAAGCCCGGAGTGGTTGTGATGAGCTGGACGGATGACCGGAATGATCCGCAATATGAAATTTTGCAGGAAGCGTACTCGCTGCTGACCCGGGTGAGGGATGCACGCGGGCGCAGGCTTACGGTTCACCGGCTGCATATTCCGGACCGGCTGGTCATTACAGCTGAGGAAGCTGAATGGATTGACCCGGCCAGGGGCAGCTACAGCCGCAGGCCGGGTACAACCTTTGCTGCAACCTATGTTAACTTCTATATCTGCAATGGCGGTGTAGTCATGCCGGGCTTCGGTGATAAGCGGGATATAGAGGCGTTGAATACACTTCAGGGGATATTCACAGACCGCAAGGTAGTACAGGTCCATACCCGGGAGATCGCGCTCGGCGGAGGAAACATTCACTGTATCACCCAGCAGCAGCCGAGAGGGGGGTGA
- a CDS encoding MFS transporter, with translation MGIRTRRALSFTAIVLGFFMALLDTTIVNIALPEMTRHFGGSVSQISWVVNGYNLAFAVFILTASRLADQFGRKKVFLAGVVLFTLSSLVAGFSSSLSMLIAMRVIQGLAGAVIVPVTIPLTTTTFPKEMHGLIIGIWGAVSGVAAALGPALGGILTQKLSWEWIFYVNVPLGVLSIVLTLIFIKESRDNTAGRSIDYGGILGITGGMFFITYGLIKVQDYGWGSRMFLSLLAAGVLFVVFFFLTQYRGKQPMLPLSLLRIRAFNSTSVSMIILGAALMNISLLTSFYLTRVMGISELRAGLVLSMMAVGSIISSAISGPLSAKYGSSLFAAAGMLLIGGATYSMSSLQADSTLGAVMLRLALAGFGVGLSMAPVMSSAIRVVPDDKVGIASGVTNMAKALGSVIGVAIIVTVLQHNTEQRAEAVQARAAEAQPLAVIRQQAAVEAFSDTFKFASYLLIPGVAAAALSDERRKGRMQQVKSLS, from the coding sequence ATGGGCATTAGAACCCGCAGAGCTTTATCGTTCACGGCAATAGTCCTGGGTTTTTTCATGGCGCTGCTGGACACGACCATAGTTAATATTGCCCTGCCGGAGATGACACGCCATTTCGGCGGAAGTGTGTCGCAGATATCCTGGGTGGTGAACGGGTACAACCTGGCCTTTGCCGTGTTTATATTGACGGCGTCCCGCCTGGCAGATCAGTTCGGACGGAAGAAGGTGTTCCTCGCCGGAGTGGTACTGTTTACATTAAGTTCTTTAGTGGCGGGGTTCTCCTCTTCGCTTAGCATGCTTATTGCCATGAGAGTGATCCAGGGACTGGCCGGTGCGGTCATTGTGCCCGTTACGATTCCGCTGACCACGACCACCTTCCCGAAAGAAATGCACGGCCTGATTATCGGGATCTGGGGCGCGGTCTCCGGGGTGGCAGCGGCACTCGGCCCGGCACTCGGCGGGATTCTGACGCAGAAGCTGAGCTGGGAATGGATCTTTTATGTCAATGTGCCGCTGGGTGTGCTCAGCATAGTGCTGACCCTTATTTTCATTAAGGAATCAAGGGATAATACAGCGGGCCGGTCCATAGATTACGGGGGGATTCTGGGGATTACCGGAGGGATGTTCTTTATTACCTATGGTCTGATTAAAGTGCAGGATTACGGCTGGGGCTCACGCATGTTCCTGAGTCTGCTGGCAGCGGGAGTATTATTTGTAGTGTTCTTCTTCCTCACGCAGTATAGGGGGAAGCAGCCGATGCTGCCTTTATCGCTGCTGCGGATCAGAGCGTTCAACAGCACCTCTGTTTCAATGATTATCCTGGGTGCCGCACTGATGAATATTTCGCTGCTGACCTCCTTTTACCTGACCCGGGTGATGGGTATTTCCGAGCTGAGGGCGGGTCTGGTCCTCTCCATGATGGCAGTCGGCTCTATTATCAGCTCCGCCATTTCCGGACCGCTATCGGCGAAATACGGCAGCAGCCTGTTTGCCGCAGCGGGAATGCTGCTGATAGGCGGTGCTACTTATTCCATGAGCAGCCTTCAGGCTGATTCTACACTGGGCGCGGTGATGCTCCGGCTTGCCCTGGCAGGCTTCGGCGTGGGACTTTCGATGGCGCCCGTGATGTCCTCGGCGATCCGGGTCGTTCCTGACGATAAGGTGGGTATAGCCTCAGGGGTAACCAACATGGCGAAGGCACTGGGAAGTGTGATCGGGGTGGCGATCATCGTTACGGTGCTGCAGCACAATACAGAGCAGCGGGCGGAAGCGGTTCAGGCCCGTGCAGCAGAGGCACAGCCGCTTGCAGTGATCCGACAGCAGGCGGCGGTAGAGGCTTTCAGCGATACCTTTAAATTCGCAAGTTATCTGTTAATACCGGGTGTTGCAGCAGCTGCGCTCAGTGATGAACGGCGGAAAGGAAGGATGCAGCAGGTTAAGAGCCTTTCCTAA
- a CDS encoding TetR/AcrR family transcriptional regulator, with translation MGETDNKIRTPQQERSVRTKEAIIRAAMKQFSDKGFHQTNTKEIAAAAGVSTGSFYSYFTDKRAVFIEVLHMYGDELLARVEASMSEINFAMVGRYELIMHLIDSLLDSHKDFIGYHKELSIMYHSDEFIKQLMDTQYETGRLSTLKYLQMGRDEMKPADLEAASVIVFESVSAIVDVISFSPQRVPADRLKAELVNMLVQYLYK, from the coding sequence ATGGGCGAAACAGACAATAAAATCAGAACTCCGCAGCAGGAACGGAGTGTCCGAACCAAGGAGGCCATTATCCGGGCGGCGATGAAGCAATTCTCCGACAAGGGCTTTCACCAGACCAACACCAAGGAAATTGCAGCGGCAGCCGGGGTATCCACAGGCAGCTTCTACTCCTATTTCACTGATAAAAGAGCCGTCTTCATCGAAGTGCTCCATATGTATGGCGATGAGCTGCTGGCACGGGTTGAGGCATCGATGTCCGAAATCAACTTCGCTATGGTCGGCCGTTACGAGCTGATTATGCATCTGATCGACAGCCTGCTGGATTCGCATAAAGACTTCATCGGCTACCATAAAGAATTAAGCATTATGTACCACAGCGATGAGTTCATCAAGCAGCTCATGGATACCCAGTACGAAACCGGGCGGCTTAGTACCCTTAAGTATCTGCAGATGGGCCGGGATGAAATGAAGCCTGCTGATCTTGAGGCAGCTTCCGTAATTGTGTTCGAATCGGTGAGTGCCATAGTTGACGTAATCTCCTTTTCCCCGCAGAGGGTCCCGGCAGACCGGCTGAAGGCAGAGCTCGTCAACATGCTTGTTCAGTATTTGTATAAGTGA
- a CDS encoding polysaccharide deacetylase family protein, with translation MPTKKIVLLFLSLFLILGVVLTPARAEGGKAVRLGVNDKLSTIEAVSVKNTYYVPLRALAGELNWTITGLADGVLVTGGSGSLTVLKGDAGARLKDGTVVPLSTFVQGGNLMVPLKISGSLGYIISFAGDKYLLRVKDGSALLTDEAFISKYAAELKPAATPEPGPSATPAPADGPAQPVKTGKPGYTVYLTFDDGPSATTAQLLDILAKYDVQATFFMLGNNMNKYPSQVKRIVKDDYGLGLHGMTHVKGKFYASPAAALAEMADDNAVLKKLTGASTTLIRPPYGSKPYFTKAFRDKVLSQGYHLWDWNVDSNDWKYKEDSDSIYTTVMNQVHKLKQSKTDPVILMHDQKATLKVLPRLLETLKKEGYTFQAITKDMEPVNFWKDKR, from the coding sequence GTGCCTACTAAAAAAATTGTGCTGTTATTCTTATCCTTATTCCTGATTTTGGGTGTTGTCCTGACCCCGGCAAGAGCTGAAGGCGGAAAGGCCGTCAGGCTTGGGGTTAACGATAAACTGAGCACTATAGAAGCTGTATCTGTAAAAAACACATATTATGTTCCGCTGCGTGCACTGGCCGGAGAGCTGAACTGGACGATCACCGGTCTGGCAGATGGTGTGCTGGTGACGGGCGGCTCCGGATCACTGACCGTGCTGAAGGGGGATGCCGGTGCCAGGCTCAAGGACGGCACAGTGGTGCCTCTGAGTACTTTTGTGCAGGGCGGAAACTTAATGGTTCCCCTGAAAATAAGCGGTTCTCTTGGATATATCATATCCTTTGCGGGAGATAAATATTTACTGCGGGTGAAGGACGGCTCAGCGCTGCTTACAGATGAGGCCTTCATCAGTAAATATGCAGCGGAGCTGAAGCCTGCAGCCACGCCAGAACCGGGCCCGTCTGCTACTCCGGCGCCGGCTGACGGACCTGCCCAGCCGGTTAAAACGGGCAAGCCCGGCTATACCGTGTACCTGACCTTTGATGACGGGCCTTCGGCAACTACAGCCCAGCTGCTGGATATACTCGCGAAGTATGATGTACAGGCAACCTTCTTCATGCTGGGCAATAACATGAACAAGTATCCTTCCCAGGTGAAGCGGATTGTGAAGGATGATTATGGTCTCGGGCTGCACGGCATGACCCACGTCAAAGGAAAGTTCTATGCTTCACCGGCTGCAGCGCTGGCTGAGATGGCGGATGATAATGCCGTACTGAAGAAGCTGACGGGCGCCAGTACTACGCTGATCCGGCCGCCATATGGAAGCAAGCCGTATTTCACCAAAGCCTTCCGGGATAAGGTGTTATCCCAGGGTTACCACCTCTGGGACTGGAATGTGGACTCGAATGACTGGAAATACAAAGAGGATAGCGATTCAATCTATACTACGGTAATGAACCAGGTCCATAAGCTGAAGCAGTCCAAGACAGACCCGGTAATTCTGATGCATGACCAGAAGGCTACGCTTAAGGTACTGCCGCGTCTGCTGGAGACGCTCAAGAAGGAAGGGTATACCTTCCAGGCCATTACAAAGGACATGGAGCCGGTCAACTTCTGGAAGGATAAACGCTGA
- the qoxA gene encoding cytochrome aa3 quinol oxidase subunit II: MKKKGPLYALFLSLILLLPGCSSLTVLNPKGPSARTLSDTIILSIIVMLGVLAVVYILYIFVLVKYRAKKSNEGYIPEHEEGNKVLEAIWIIIPIIIVAFLSFVTVKTTTEVENVAADYKDQTPLVVYASSSNWKWHFSYPEEGIETVNYLNIPVHRAIELRMYSFGTITSLWIPQLAGQKYAMSDMLTTLHLSADTEGSYIGKNANFSGKGFAHMEFETLVMSSKDYDEWVTDVKETASKLTEDEFKTLLATDFLGRKTYSSTHLEFSPPPGDHSEHMSGNGSEMNMDNGSEEHQDNKEIHPSPEPSSGTEFDSEPDPEVDQPLPSSPVDAGTHEGH; the protein is encoded by the coding sequence ATGAAAAAAAAGGGACCGTTATACGCTTTGTTTCTAAGCCTGATCCTTCTCCTGCCGGGATGCAGTTCACTCACTGTTCTGAATCCGAAGGGGCCGTCCGCGAGGACGTTATCTGACACCATTATTCTCTCCATCATTGTTATGCTTGGTGTTCTGGCAGTTGTCTACATCTTATATATCTTTGTTCTGGTGAAATACCGGGCGAAGAAAAGCAATGAGGGTTACATTCCTGAACATGAGGAAGGTAACAAGGTGCTGGAGGCGATCTGGATTATCATCCCGATCATTATCGTTGCCTTCCTGTCCTTTGTAACCGTCAAGACAACTACCGAAGTAGAGAATGTGGCCGCGGATTATAAAGATCAGACACCGCTGGTTGTTTACGCATCATCCTCCAACTGGAAATGGCATTTCAGCTATCCTGAAGAAGGCATTGAAACCGTAAATTACTTGAACATTCCGGTACACCGTGCGATCGAGCTCAGAATGTACTCCTTTGGGACCATCACGAGCTTATGGATACCACAGCTTGCCGGACAAAAGTACGCCATGAGCGACATGCTCACAACGCTTCACCTGTCTGCTGATACTGAAGGCTCTTATATCGGTAAAAATGCAAACTTCAGCGGCAAGGGCTTTGCCCACATGGAATTCGAAACTCTTGTAATGAGCAGCAAGGATTATGACGAATGGGTGACCGATGTCAAGGAAACCGCTTCGAAGCTGACAGAGGATGAGTTCAAAACCCTGCTGGCCACTGACTTCCTTGGACGCAAAACCTATTCCTCCACCCATCTGGAGTTCAGTCCTCCGCCGGGCGACCACAGTGAGCATATGAGTGGTAACGGCAGCGAGATGAACATGGACAACGGCAGTGAGGAGCATCAGGATAACAAAGAGATTCATCCTTCGCCTGAGCCGTCCAGCGGAACCGAATTTGACAGCGAACCAGATCCCGAAGTCGATCAGCCGCTGCCGAGCTCACCCGTGGATGCCGGAACTCATGAAGGCCACTAG
- the qoxB gene encoding cytochrome aa3 quinol oxidase subunit I: MDLDKFKVHGEPLIYGAMVSIALATIGILVGLTYFKKWGYLWREWLTTVDHKKIGVMYILAALLMLFRGGVDAMMMRLQTAAPEMKFLDAQHYNEVFTTHGLIMILFMAMPFIIGLMNVIIPLQIGARDVAFPRLNAVSFWLFFMGAMLLNISFVIGGSPDAGWSAYFPLASLEFSPTVGNNYYSLALQISGIGTLITGVNFIVTILKMRAPGMTLMKMPMFTWSVLITNVIIVFAFPVLTVALALMMFDRLFGSQFFTMANGGMDMLWANLFWVWGHPEVYIVILPAFGIYSEIIATFSKKNLYGYTSMVFSMLIISLLSFLVWAHHFYTMGQGAMVNSFFSITTMAIAVPTGVKIFNWLFTLRKGRITFTTPMLYTLAFIPIFTIGGVTGVMLAMASADYQYHNTMFLVAHFHYVLIPGAVFAVIAGFHYWFPKVFGFRLNERLGKHSFWWIIISFNVTFFPLFFLGLMGMTRRTYTYSEESGFGPLNMLSFVGAVGLAIGFLLLVYNIYWSTRYMPRDTTNDPWDGRTLEWATHSPMPIYNFAIVPKVETRDALWSAKHDNIPLYDDTKITKIHMPSNTGKPFILGVIFFFLGFFLVFSMWIPAIVAGIGVIVMLAFMSFDRDHGYYISAEEVKATEKKLMRGETV, encoded by the coding sequence ATGGATTTAGACAAATTTAAGGTTCACGGCGAACCCTTGATATACGGAGCCATGGTCAGCATTGCACTTGCCACCATCGGGATTCTCGTCGGACTCACCTATTTCAAGAAATGGGGATATCTCTGGCGTGAATGGCTTACTACTGTAGATCACAAAAAAATCGGTGTCATGTACATCCTTGCCGCACTGCTCATGCTGTTCCGCGGTGGTGTGGACGCAATGATGATGCGTCTGCAGACGGCTGCGCCGGAAATGAAATTCCTTGATGCGCAGCACTATAACGAGGTATTTACCACCCACGGCCTGATCATGATTCTCTTCATGGCCATGCCGTTCATCATCGGTCTGATGAATGTAATCATTCCGCTGCAGATCGGCGCGCGGGACGTCGCCTTCCCGCGGCTTAACGCCGTCAGCTTCTGGCTCTTCTTCATGGGTGCCATGCTGCTGAACATTTCCTTCGTTATCGGGGGATCACCGGATGCCGGCTGGTCCGCTTACTTCCCGCTGGCGAGTCTTGAGTTCAGCCCGACGGTCGGTAATAACTATTACTCCCTCGCGCTGCAGATTTCCGGTATCGGTACTCTGATTACCGGGGTCAATTTCATCGTCACCATTCTCAAAATGCGTGCACCAGGCATGACGCTCATGAAAATGCCGATGTTCACCTGGTCCGTACTGATCACCAACGTCATCATCGTCTTCGCCTTCCCGGTACTTACTGTAGCGCTTGCGCTGATGATGTTCGACCGCCTGTTCGGCTCCCAGTTCTTCACGATGGCCAACGGCGGGATGGATATGCTCTGGGCCAACCTGTTCTGGGTCTGGGGACATCCGGAGGTATATATCGTTATTTTGCCGGCCTTCGGTATTTATAGCGAAATTATCGCCACCTTCTCCAAAAAGAACCTGTACGGCTACACCTCCATGGTATTCAGTATGCTGATTATCTCGCTCCTGTCCTTCCTGGTATGGGCCCACCATTTCTACACGATGGGTCAAGGCGCTATGGTCAACAGCTTCTTCTCGATTACTACAATGGCGATTGCCGTGCCTACAGGGGTTAAAATATTCAACTGGCTGTTTACGCTGCGAAAAGGCAGGATTACGTTTACGACGCCAATGCTGTATACGCTGGCCTTTATCCCGATCTTCACCATCGGGGGGGTAACAGGTGTCATGCTGGCTATGGCCAGTGCCGACTATCAATATCACAATACGATGTTCCTGGTAGCCCACTTCCACTACGTGCTGATTCCGGGCGCCGTATTCGCCGTCATTGCCGGGTTCCACTACTGGTTCCCGAAAGTCTTCGGCTTCCGCCTGAATGAACGGCTCGGCAAGCATTCCTTCTGGTGGATTATCATTTCCTTTAATGTGACGTTCTTCCCGCTGTTCTTCCTGGGTCTGATGGGAATGACGCGCCGGACGTATACCTATTCGGAGGAATCAGGCTTTGGTCCGCTGAATATGCTATCCTTCGTCGGGGCTGTCGGCCTGGCTATCGGTTTCCTGCTGCTGGTCTACAATATCTACTGGAGTACACGGTATATGCCAAGAGATACGACCAACGACCCTTGGGATGGGCGTACACTTGAATGGGCGACACACAGCCCTATGCCAATCTATAACTTTGCAATCGTGCCTAAGGTGGAAACCCGTGATGCCCTGTGGTCCGCGAAGCATGATAATATTCCGCTCTATGATGACACCAAGATCACCAAGATTCATATGCCAAGCAATACCGGCAAGCCGTTCATCCTGGGCGTGATTTTCTTCTTCCTCGGCTTCTTCCTGGTATTCAGCATGTGGATTCCAGCCATCGTTGCAGGGATCGGCGTCATCGTGATGCTGGCGTTCATGTCCTTCGACCGGGATCACGGCTACTATATCTCTGCCGAAGAGGTTAAAGCTACAGAAAAGAAACTGATGCGGGGTGAGACTGTATGA
- the qoxC gene encoding cytochrome aa3 quinol oxidase subunit III, translating into MKIDASKPLEYSTEENSNKIFGFWVFLGAEIPLFATLFTVYFVMVNRFASGPSGSEIFEIGPVLISTFLLLSSSFTIGLAVHAMRHGYKKAMMVFMAITLLMGLGFIGIELNEFFTYVHEGATLQTSGFLSSLFVLLGTHGAHVSFGFLWGAGIMIQLWRHGITPATANKAFIFSLFWHFLDVVWIFIFSFVYLKGLM; encoded by the coding sequence ATGAAAATAGATGCGTCTAAGCCGCTCGAATATTCAACGGAAGAGAACAGTAACAAGATCTTCGGCTTCTGGGTATTCCTCGGAGCTGAAATCCCTCTCTTCGCTACACTGTTTACTGTATATTTCGTAATGGTTAACCGCTTTGCCAGCGGCCCAAGCGGCAGCGAAATTTTCGAAATCGGCCCTGTGCTGATTTCAACCTTCTTGCTGTTGTCGAGTTCCTTCACCATCGGCCTGGCGGTCCACGCGATGCGTCATGGCTACAAAAAAGCGATGATGGTCTTCATGGCCATCACGCTGCTGATGGGCCTCGGCTTTATCGGCATTGAACTCAATGAATTCTTCACCTATGTGCACGAAGGCGCTACGCTGCAGACCAGCGGTTTCCTCTCCAGCTTATTCGTACTGCTCGGCACGCACGGTGCTCACGTCAGCTTCGGTTTCCTGTGGGGAGCGGGAATTATGATTCAGCTGTGGCGTCACGGCATCACGCCGGCTACCGCCAATAAAGCTTTTATCTTCTCCCTGTTCTGGCATTTCCTGGACGTTGTCTGGATCTTTATCTTCAGCTTCGTCTACCTGAAAGGACTGATGTGA
- the qoxD gene encoding cytochrome aa3 quinol oxidase subunit IV → MMKQLFPIRHVMGYLASLVLSAAALVVIYGDLSSGANMAVLLITAIIQASLQLFVFMHIGESADSKKELYINIAYALFVGLITIFGTLFIFVWGWYA, encoded by the coding sequence ATGATGAAGCAACTGTTTCCAATTCGCCATGTAATGGGTTATCTGGCCTCTCTGGTCCTTTCTGCTGCTGCACTTGTTGTCATTTATGGTGATCTGTCCTCCGGAGCAAATATGGCCGTACTGCTGATCACAGCGATTATTCAGGCCTCCCTGCAGCTGTTTGTGTTCATGCACATCGGAGAATCGGCGGATTCCAAGAAGGAGCTGTACATCAATATCGCCTATGCGCTGTTCGTAGGTCTGATTACGATCTTCGGTACCCTGTTTATCTTCGTATGGGGCTGGTACGCTTAA
- a CDS encoding methyl-accepting chemotaxis protein, translating into MRHLKIKYKMAVLIAVIVVLLIGIGATGIMTTDRMAERSEETYNQNLQPIYLITEIRGNNRAIESFLLENLITRDAAKSQELKAAIKSNIDTNNELLAELKTIEFSNDKIASNVNEYLLLLPDYRSQRDNIIHLADNNLNDEGYQVFSGKTFSEMRSTMVSLLEDTAALFVEDASAHNAETVRSARSSVTLSGILITAAWILSILISIVITRLITKPLKELQGLMKRAEAGDLTAAASYQSRDEIGQISTSYNTMLIGLKNMMRGVSESAEILSASSEEMSASADQTAHASQLIAETSSEIAAGFDVQAESIALTAQSVRTMTYDIAEAKHSGNEMTGLMEQAAASTDRGASAVEQILTQMREIDSSVAASRNIVSSLGGLSEEINTIITTINEIAAQTNLLSLNASIEAARAGEHGRGFAVVAGEIRKLAEATGRSSLQVTEIINHIRLQTASAVDSMEQGSGIVSRGVAQSEVVSAAFTEIQTSIHAASEQMELITEVIGHVAQESEGVAQAMARVDEISRKGAGDVQDTSAASEEQLTAMGEMSSSAQYLATLAEDLQKHLARFKL; encoded by the coding sequence ATGAGACATCTGAAAATCAAGTATAAAATGGCTGTGCTGATTGCAGTTATTGTAGTTCTTCTTATTGGCATCGGTGCGACTGGCATTATGACTACAGACAGGATGGCTGAGCGGTCGGAGGAGACCTACAATCAGAATCTGCAGCCGATCTATCTGATTACCGAGATCCGCGGCAATAACCGGGCTATTGAATCTTTTTTGCTGGAGAACCTTATTACCAGGGATGCGGCCAAGAGCCAGGAGCTTAAGGCAGCCATCAAAAGCAATATTGATACCAACAATGAGCTGCTGGCCGAGCTCAAGACGATTGAGTTCAGCAATGACAAAATTGCGAGTAATGTTAACGAATATCTGCTGCTGCTCCCGGATTACCGTTCACAGCGGGATAACATCATCCACCTGGCCGATAATAATCTGAACGATGAGGGATATCAGGTCTTCTCGGGCAAAACATTCAGTGAAATGCGCAGTACGATGGTAAGCCTGCTTGAAGATACTGCGGCACTGTTTGTGGAGGATGCCTCTGCGCATAATGCTGAGACAGTGCGAAGCGCCCGCAGCTCTGTAACGTTAAGCGGTATTCTCATTACTGCCGCATGGATTTTGAGCATCCTGATTAGCATTGTCATTACCCGGCTGATTACGAAACCGCTTAAGGAACTGCAGGGTCTGATGAAACGTGCTGAAGCAGGGGATCTGACTGCAGCCGCCTCTTACCAGTCACGGGATGAGATCGGACAGATCAGCACTTCATATAATACAATGCTGATTGGCCTCAAGAATATGATGCGCGGTGTTTCCGAGAGTGCGGAGATTCTGTCAGCTTCCTCAGAGGAGATGAGCGCAAGTGCTGATCAGACAGCGCATGCCTCGCAGCTGATTGCGGAGACTTCAAGTGAGATCGCTGCCGGATTCGATGTGCAGGCGGAGAGTATTGCGCTGACTGCCCAGTCTGTGCGTACCATGACGTATGATATTGCTGAAGCGAAGCATAGCGGTAATGAAATGACCGGACTCATGGAACAGGCAGCCGCTTCCACGGACCGCGGAGCTTCTGCGGTAGAGCAGATTTTGACCCAAATGCGGGAGATTGATTCCAGTGTAGCGGCCAGCCGTAACATTGTCAGCAGCCTGGGCGGTTTGTCTGAAGAGATCAATACAATCATCACTACGATAAATGAGATTGCCGCGCAGACCAATCTGTTGTCGCTGAACGCTTCCATTGAAGCTGCCAGAGCCGGAGAGCACGGCCGGGGCTTCGCGGTTGTAGCCGGAGAGATCCGCAAGCTTGCCGAGGCTACCGGGCGGAGCTCACTGCAGGTTACGGAGATTATTAACCATATCCGCCTGCAAACCGCCAGCGCAGTGGATTCCATGGAACAGGGCTCCGGCATTGTCTCCCGCGGAGTTGCCCAGAGTGAAGTGGTTTCCGCGGCATTTACAGAAATTCAGACCTCTATTCATGCTGCAAGCGAACAGATGGAGCTGATTACAGAGGTTATCGGACATGTTGCGCAGGAATCGGAGGGGGTTGCCCAGGCAATGGCCCGGGTAGATGAAATCTCGCGCAAAGGCGCTGGAGATGTCCAGGATACCAGTGCTGCAAGCGAAGAGCAGCTGACTGCGATGGGTGAAATGTCCTCGTCTGCCCAGTACCTGGCTACGCTGGCCGAAGATCTGCAGAAGCATCTGGCCCGCTTTAAACTATAA
- a CDS encoding ECF transporter S component has translation MARFRAPLLTALVIFIAGLALTAALKDRHYVLLSLVLLLAALLPLFLRLERRRLASRELVLLAVLSAIAAVSRIPFAALPGVKPVSAIVILSAYVFGAEAGFVIGAVAALVSNIYFGQGPWTPWQMFAWGMTGLTAGWLRNTRWLSKRPGLLAFGFIWGFLFGWIMNVWVILSLPDAFSWGIVAATYGASFYFDLAHALSNVFFLAVLSGGWIKVLRRFRKKYGLLQE, from the coding sequence ATGGCCCGGTTCCGCGCCCCGCTGCTGACCGCTTTAGTTATATTCATTGCCGGCCTCGCGCTTACTGCAGCGCTGAAGGACCGCCATTATGTGCTGCTCAGTCTGGTGCTGCTGCTGGCTGCGCTGCTGCCGCTGTTTCTCCGGCTGGAGCGCCGGCGCCTGGCCTCCCGTGAGCTGGTGCTCCTGGCTGTACTGTCGGCAATTGCGGCAGTCAGCCGGATTCCGTTTGCCGCACTGCCGGGGGTCAAACCGGTGTCGGCGATTGTAATTCTGTCGGCGTATGTGTTCGGAGCCGAGGCGGGCTTCGTCATCGGTGCCGTAGCTGCACTGGTCTCCAATATCTATTTCGGGCAGGGACCCTGGACGCCATGGCAGATGTTCGCCTGGGGCATGACCGGCCTGACGGCAGGCTGGCTGCGGAATACCCGGTGGCTGAGCAAACGGCCGGGCCTGCTGGCCTTCGGCTTCATCTGGGGTTTTCTGTTTGGCTGGATCATGAATGTCTGGGTCATTCTCAGCCTGCCGGACGCATTCAGTTGGGGAATCGTAGCGGCGACGTACGGGGCCAGCTTTTATTTTGATCTGGCGCATGCCTTGTCGAATGTGTTTTTTCTGGCTGTATTATCCGGGGGCTGGATCAAAGTGCTGAGGCGGTTTCGTAAGAAGTACGGATTGCTTCAAGAGTAA